Genomic segment of Pseudomonas sp. CCI4.2:
CCTGTAGGAGCCAACTGGATATTCTTTGATGCTGCTTGCATCTTTGAGATTACAGAAGCTCGTTTTGTCGTTTTCCAATGTGGCGCTGAGCGATGTAATTTAATTTTGAATATGAAATTTCGGGACGCGTACTGATTATGGACACGCTATTCTCTGTTCGACATACGCGGGTATACGGTCACGCCTTTTATTAATTATCATTTTTCTTTGATATTTCGCATATAAAGGGCAAGCATCTTTTTTTATGCCGAGCGCCCAGTAAGAATCAGCCAAATTTAAAATTGCAACCATCCTATCGGGGAACTGAATAAGGATTTTTTCCAGTAGCATAATTGCAAGTGTCGATTGGTTGCTTTTGTAAAGGTAGTAAGCGAAGTCGTTAATCGATCCCGCGTTTGCAGTGTTTAGTATTAAAGATAGTTCATGTATTAAGTCGATAGGTATGTTTCTGGAAATGTACTGCCCTTGCACATTAATAGCTTTAAAGAGACTTCCATTTTCCCCTTCAGGCAAAGCGCGCTTAATCTTATCAAAGTCCAGTCCTATCTGTTGGGCCTGCGTGCCATACTCTACGTACTCTATCGTTACTTCGGGAGAGTTGAAGTCTGAAAATTTCACACAGCATTCAACACGCCGAACCTCAAAATTCGTAGGAAAAATATTTTTTGAGGGGTGATGATTGGTAGCATTATTCAAGTCTCTTTCACGGTAAGGCTCAACCCAGTTTGATGCCTTGTAAAGAACCCAGTCATTGAACTCTTGATGCCATCTAAAATCATACTTTGTAATATTTGAGTTATCAGTGTAAAAATCTAATAGAAGAGAAAAATCTGTCGGGAAATAGCCTGGAAAAAGGCCGCCGTTTCCAAGGTTGAACACGCCTTCCACGACTCTATCGGTTCCGCCAATCTTGATCGTGATTTTAGAGCTATCCTCAGGATCCGGCATAGGTTCTATTATATAGGTATCGCACTCACCATCACCATTTAGATCTAGGGAAGGTCTGAAATAAGACCTTCTTTTTCTGGCAAATCGGGCGTCAAGCGCTCCGAAAGAAAGTACTTCACTGAAATTTCGAAAATATCGGCTTTTATTGATGAATAAGCCGGTTTTAAGCACTTATTAACCCTTAATTTCCATACTGCGGACGCACCTGTCCTATAGGCTCCATCAAATGTCGGCGCGCCATCCACAGATTCGACAGTGCAAACAGTGTCACCAACTGCGCCGTGTTCTTTACCAACCCGCGAAACCGCACCTTGGTGTAACCAAACTGGCGCTTGATCACCCGAAACGGGTGCTCAACCTTGGCCCGAGTTTGCGATTTGGCGTATTCAATCTTGCGCAACGCACGGCCAATGACGCTTTTTTCTCCATGTTTGCGGCGGCTGCTGGGCCTGGCGGAGATCGACCAGATCATCTCGCGCCCCTCATGTTCAAGCCGCTTTTCTACGCCGGTGTAGCCCGCGTCGCCACAGAGATGGGTCTCTTCGCCGTGCAGCAACTGATCGACTTGAGTGACGTCCGCGACATTGGCTGCCGTGCCCACCACGCTGTGCGTCAGACCCGTATCAGCGTCTACTCCGATGTGCGCTTTCATCCCGAAAAAATATTGATTACCTTTCTTGGTCTAATGCATTTCGGGGTCGCGTTTACCCTCTTTATTCTTGGTCGACGTCGGCGCATGAATGATCGTGGCATCAACAATTGTGCCCTGACGAAGCATCAAACCTCGGTCTCCCAGGTAGCCATTAATGACCTCCAGGATTCCCCCGGCAAGATGGTTTTTCTCCAGCAGGCGACGGAAGTTGAGAATCGTGGTTTCGTCGGGAATGCGTTCCAGATTCAACCCCGCGAACTGGCGCAGAATCGTGGTCTCATAAAGAGACTCTTCCATTGCTGGATCGCTATAGCCGAACCAGTTCTGCATCAGGTGCACACGCAACATGGCCATCAAGGGATACGCCGGGCGGCCCCCTTCGCCTTTTGGATAATGCGGCTCGATCAAAGCGATCAACCCCTTCCAGGGGACGACCTTGTCCATCTCGCTCAGGAAAATCTCACGGCGGGTTCGCTTACGTTTACCGGCGTACTCGGCATCGGCGAAAGAAATTTGCTTCATGGGGGGCAACCGCTCGGCTCATGTGATGGGGGACATTTCACCAGATTTGAAAACCTTTTTCAGAGTTTCCCTAGTTGCTTGTCTGCACATGAGAAAGCAGGATTAGCAAAAATCAATAGTAGTGTTGCAATGTAGTTATATCTCACAAGGAAGTCTCTAATGAGATTATGCGCGCTTCCGCGTAGAGCTTCGCTTGGGGTGATTTTCTGCCTGCACCGTAGTATGTAGTAGTACTATTGCCGCGGACGGATTCATTTGAATTATATAGTTCCAAGAAACGTGTGTACCCGATAATTGCTTGTATTTTATCCTTGGTCTTGCCGTGCGCTCTGCTTAACGGATCGCTCCAAAATCCCCAAGCGAAAGAAAATTTCGCATTATTAAATGCTTCGCTATCTCTTAAGTCATAAGTTTTTCTTTTGTTAAGTCTTGTGCAGTTGCTAATGTCAAGCACTTCAATCGCTTTATTTAGATAGTTTAATCTATCGTCATAGCCATTGAATCCACCGTTAATTTTAGCGGTACAAAATATAAAATCATCTGAATCTGAAAATTTAGTTAATTTCTTATAGTAAGACCAGAACCAACCGGCAGAAAATACACAATGAGGCAACTCGGACATTTTTGTGAAGTTAGGATTGCCTAAAAAATTCTCTCCTGCATATAGTCCGTATAACCTATAATTCTCCTCCCAAGTGATTTGTAATAATCCTCGACCTATATATGGAGAGTAGGAGGGCTGCGGGGCTCCACTTGGAAGTCCTTCAGTTGTAAATCTAAGTCCGCCGCTTTCGTGGAGTATCTGCGCCAAAATATGAGCACGACTAATGCATTTGTCGAAGTTAAACTTTATAAACATTTCATTGATGGAGTCTATATACGCTTCTATCTTTTGTTTTGATGTTGATGGTGTAATTAACTGTAGCTGAGCGTCAGTGATATTATTCGTACACGAGCATTGTTTAGCGGCTGTTAACGCCCCAACAAACTCCACCGGATGAAAATAAGAAACCCGCCCATCCTCCGGCAGCCCAACTTTCTCCGCCACTTCATCCCAAAACACCAAATTATTAATCCGCTCACTCTCATGCCTTAGCCACTCAGGGTCGTGACTCAGACGGTTCCGAAACGCTTGCCAGTTGGCAGCGTCGGCGGTGGTTTGCCATTCGGTGTGGTGGTGGGTGATGAGTTTTGACCAGCGATTTCTGAACGCGGGGTTTCTCAGTGTTACCCGCAGTTCTTCAGCGCTGACGTTTCCGTCGTGATTGACGTCGGCCAAAGCGTGCAGGTGTTTATAGAAATTACACACCTTCCCCGAAATCAACGGGCTGCAGCTATTGGCACCTTGCTCAACGATCTTGAAGCCAAGCGCCTTGAAGTCGTGTTGACTGACGATCTGGGCCTTGGTTGTGCCGTCCTGTACTCCTTGTTTACTGATCAATGCTTCAAAATTACGGATCGGCGCTTTGGGGGTAGGGACCTTTTCCTGGACGTTAATCTTGTAGGCCAGGGCGCCGTCTTTGTCTTTTACGACCGGCAACTTGTTCAGGTCAAACACATGGTCTTGAAACAGAAATCTCCGGAGCTCGCTTTCGGTGTCTTGGGCCACGATGTCCGGTTGCAGTTTGGGTACGTGGAGGTATTGCTTGCCGTGTTTGAGACCGGCTTCGTTGCTGAGAAAAGCGTCGAGGTTCGGGTCGCAGGTGAAGACTTCCAAATGCACTTGGTGTTTGGATGTCTTGCCGGTTTCGGCGGGTGTTTCGTACAACCCAAGGTAGCCCACCGGGGCGCCGGCTTTGATCGGGATCGGTTTTTCGGGAACGATAATGGTGTCCAGACCGACCGGTTCGATGCGCGGGTCTTCAACCTCAATGTCATCAACGTAGGCCCAAAACGCTTGAATGAGAGGCTCGCCTCTGATGGTTGTCGGGGCAATGGTGCAGCGCGCCATAGGCCGTCTGGTGCCATCTGGTGTGTTGACCAACACGGTGTGTGCGTTATCAAAACGGAAGGGATATCCCGAAGGTAATTGTTCCCGCACGCCGTAGCTGGCGCCTGGTTCGTTATTCTCTGGGGCGCGATGCATGTCCAGCCCGTGGAACTGCCGCACGCGGGCTTCAACCATGCCCTGCCAATACACAGGTCGGGCTCGCGCAGGTGGCAGCACCTTGGCCAACAGCAACCGACAGTTATCTGGGCTGATGGGTTGCCCGTGTTGATGACTGGCAAACCAGAGTTCTGCACCGGGATTGAACGGGCCGTCGGGTGGTGCCCAGACAAGGCGGCCTTTGGCAAAGCGATAGCCTTCGGCGCCTTCTCGCTCTTCAAGAATGTCGAACACGCTGCCAGCGAGGATCACCCCGATCTTTTTACTGCCGGGTTCACCCAAGGGCACATTGCGGGCTGCGCGGTCGCCGAAACCGACTTGCACGCGGTTGGCGTAGGTCGGGCGTCATTCGGGTAGCGTTCGAAGGGCAGCAGGTGCATGTACAGGCTGTAAAAGGTCAGGCTGTTTTGCTTGCCGTGGTCGGGCCCTTCTTCGGGATTGGGCGGTGACTGATAGGTATGCCGGACCAGGCAAAACGAGGTGGAGTACTGCAGTTGCAGGACACTTGAGTTCTGCTCGAACCGGGAGTTGAGGTAGTCGGCATTCAAGCGGTAAGCGACCACTTCACCGTCGGCGATGCAGCGCACCGGTTCGTTGTGGACGCAGTGCGGGGCGCTTTCATTGCTGATATGAATACCGCCGTGCCAGAAGCCGCTTTTGCTCAATAAGTAGAACCCCGACGTTTCTTTCTCCAACAGTTGATGCAGTTGCTCGGCGTCAGCAAAGGGTTTGCCATCTGCTTTGCGGATCGGGAACTGGAAGGAGTTGCTCAGGCTGGATTTCGGGGTATTGGACATGGGCCGGTCTGCATAGTGGAGAGGCCGGGCAAGTTTCAGGTAACAAAAAATAGATATATATAGGCCGTAACCGACCAGTCGCGTAGGGCAATTCCCCCTCGCCTGTGTGTAATTGCCTAAAGACTATCGCTACAGCAAAAAGGACGAGTAAGCGGTTTCTATCGTCCGTATCACCCGCTTGCCTGTGCAGAGATTCCCAAGAGATAAACGTGTGTCGATAACGCATTCATCGGCACTTGCACTACTTCAGGGCGCTGTCGATGTGTCATGAGGTACAATGCGCGCCACCGTGATTATGCTCAAAAGGTGCGTCATGCAGCCCTTCGTTATTGCTCCTTCGATTCTCTCCGCCGACTTCGCCCGCCTGGGCCAGGAAGTGGACACTGTTTTAGCCGCTGGCGCCGATACCGTGCACTTCGATGTGATGGACAATCACTACGTGCCGAACCTGACCATCGGGCCGATGGTATGCACCGCGTTGCGCAAGTACGGCATCACCGCGCCTATCGATGTGCATCTGATGGTTAGCCCGGTTGATCGCATCATTGGCGACTTCATTGAAGCCGGCGCCACGTACATTACCTTTCACCCAGAAGCCACGCTGCACATAGACCGCTCATTGCAGTTGATTCGTGAAGGTGGCTGCAAGGCGGGGCTGGTGTTCAATCCGGCCACGCCGCTTAACCTGCTTGAGTACGTGATGGACAAGGTCGACATGATCTTGCTCATGAGCGTCAACCCAGGTTTTGGCGGGCAGAAGTTCATTCCCGGCACCCTAAATAAACTCCGTGAAGCGCGGGCGTTGATTGAGGCGTCGGGGTATGACATTCGCCTGGAAATCGATGGTGGTGTGAACGTGAATAACATTCGGGAAATCGCCGTTGCCGGTGCTGACACTTTCGTAGCCGGTTCAGCGATTTTCAATGCCCCGGATTACAAGGAAGTCATTCAGAAAATGCGTGCAGAATTGGCGTTGGCTCGTCCATGAGTGGCTTCGAGCAGCTGTTTCCCGGCCGTTTGCCCAAGTTGGTAATGTTCGACCTGGATGGAACGTTGGTCGATTCAGTGCCCGACTTGGCCGCCGCCGTCGATAGCATGCTGCTCACGTTGGGACGTTCCCCGGTCGGTATCGAATCGGTGCGAGTCTGGATCGGTAACGGCGCGCGGGTATTGGTACGCCGGGCGCTGGCCAATGATTTTGACCATTCGGCCGTCAGTGAAGCCGACACCGAGGCTGCGTTGGCGATTTTCATGGAGGTCTATGCCGGCAGTCATGCGCTGACAAGGGTTTACCCCGGCGTACGCGAGACCTTGAAGTGGATGCAGAAGCAGGGTGTTGAGATGGCCCTGATCACCAATAAGCCGGAGCGCTTCGTCGCGCCCCTGTTGGACGAGCTGAAATTGGGGCGTTTTTTCCGCTGGATCATTGGCGGTGACACCATGCCACAACAGAAGCCTGATCCGGCGGCCTTGTTTTTCGTGATGAAGATGGCCGGTGTTCCGGCTTCCCAATCGCTGTTTGTCGGCGACTCGCGCAACGATGTGCTGGCGGCGAAAGCGGCTGGCGTTGCGTGTGTAGCACTAAGTTATGGCTACAACCACGGCCGGCCTATTGAAGAAGAATTGCCGGCGTTGGTCATCGACGACCTGCGCAAGCTGCTCCCCGGTTGCTTAGATCCGGCGGCTGAGCTAACGTTGGCCGACCTCAATTGCCCCCCTAAAAGAGATTCCATCGTGGTGGTTACCTGCAAACTCTGGATGAAAGTCATCAAGGCTCTGGCCCGTTGGCGTTGGCGCGTCTGACTTGATTCTGGCCGGCTCCCCGGCGCGTTTGCACACCTGACCGTTTACCTCAAGCCACGAGGCTGATCATGATCCGCGAAGAATTCCTGCGTTTGGCTGCTGCCGGTTACAACCGTATCCCGCTTGCCTACGAAACCCTTGCCGACTTCGACACCCCGCTGTCGATCTACCTGAAACTGGCCGACCAGCCAAACTCCTACTTACTGGAGTCCGTACAAGGCGGCGAGAAGTGGGGGCGCTATTCCATCATCGGCTTGCCATGCCGTACGGTGATGCGTGTTCACGAAGAACAGATCAGCGTGACCCTGGACGGTGTTGAAATCGAACACTTGGAAAGCGAAGACCCGCTGGCCTTTGTCGAAGAGTTCAAGGCGCGCTACAACGTACCAACTATCCCCGGACTGCCGCGTTTCAACGGCGGGTTAGTGGGATATTTCGGCTACGACTGCGTGCGCTATGTCGAGAAACGCCTGGGCAAATGCCCGAACCCGGACCCATTGGGGGTACCGGATATCTTGCTGATGGTGTCCGACGCCGTGGTGGTGTTCGACAACCTGGCGGGCAAGATGCACGCGATTGTGTTGGTCGATCCGGCTGAGGCCAACGCTTACGAAAACGGTCAGGCGCGCCTTGAAGAGCTGATGGAAAAACTTCGTCAGCCGATCACGCCCCGTCGCGGGCTGGACCTGACCCGCCCGCAAGCGCCAGACCCGATCTTCCGCTCCAGTTTTACCCAAGCGGATTACGAGCGGGCAGTGGATACCATCAAGGAATACATCCTTGCCGGTGACGTGATGCAAGTGGTTCCGTCACAGCGCATGTCGATTGATTTCAAAGCGGCGCCGATTGATTTGTATCGTGCGTTACGCTGCTTCAACCCAACGCCGTACATGTACTTCTTCAACTTCGGTGACTTCCACGTGGTGGGCAGTTCGCCGGAAGTGCTGGTGCGGGTCGAAGATAATCTGATCACCGTTCGCCCGATTGCTGGCACGCGCCCGCGCGGCGCCAACGAAGAAGAAGATCTGGCGCTGGAACTGGACCTGCTGTCTGACCACAAAGAAATCGCCGAGCATCTGATGCTGATCGACTTGGGGCGTAATGACACCGGTCGGGTGTCGGAAGTCGGCTCGGTCAAGCTGACCGAGAAGATGGTCATCGAGCGTTATTCCAACGTTATGCACATCGTCTCCAACGTGACCGGGCAGCTGAAAAGTGGTCTGACGGCAATGGACGCTCTGCGCGCGATTCTGCCTGCGGGAACTTTGTCCGGTGCGTCGAAAATCCGTGCCATGGAGATCATCGACGAACTTGAGCCAGTAAAACGTGGAGTGTACGGCGGCGCCGTAGGTTATCTCGCGTGGAACGGCAATATGGACACCGCTATTGCGATCCGCACGGCAGTGATCAAAAACGGCGAACTGCACGTTCAGGCTGGGGGTGGTATCGTTGCCGACTCAGTGCCAAGGCTTGAATGGGAAGAAACCCTCAACAAACGCCGGGCGATGTTCCGCGCCGTAGCGTTGGCTGAGCAGGAGCCTTAATACCCCAATTCCCTGTGGAACCGAATTCATTCGGGAAAGCAACAACGCGGCGGGTCACACGGACCACGCCGCCTGTTTCCCGAATAAATTCGGTCCCAAAGGCTGAAATCCTCTCTGTTAAAAGTCCACACTCACCGCCAAACCAACCCCTTGCTGGGTCACGTCGTCGGCCTTGCGCCAGTTGTAATTCGCCCTCAATGACACCTCCTGAGTCAGCTTCTGGCTAATGCCAAGACTGGCGCGGTTGATGCTGCTTTCTGGTTTGTAACCGTTCAGCGTGAAGTCGATGTTTGGCAGGCTGTTGAGCGCGATGGTCACGTCCTGCTGATTATTGGCGAACTCGTGTTCATGGGCTGCTTCAGCAAACAATTGTGTCGACGACGTTACCTGAACCTTGCCTTGAAGCCCTGCACCGAGACGCCGGGAATTGCGTCGCTGATCATCGAAGGTCAGCGCTGTAGAGCGGTCGCTGTCTTCCGAATAGCCATTCACGACGACATGGGCATAGTCGGCGCTGATGAACGGCGACAAGTGCCAAGCGCTACTGACGTGGGCGAGGTCGAAACCCAAGCGAGCACTGAACGCCCACAACTTGCCATCGGTATCGCCTTTCTCTTCGCCTTCGGCTACGCCCAGTGCGAACTTACGGTTGGCGTCCTGATAGTCGAGTTTGCCGCCGGTCAGCGCTGCGTCTGCCCACAGGTGGGTGGCGTGGTATTGCAGGAACGCAGTGGCTAAATAGCTGTTGAGCGAATAGTCGGAATCTCGGGGGCCTGCTTCCAGCCGTTGCCGGTAGAAGCCTGCCGCAACCCCCGCACGCCAATCGTCGGCAAATCGATAGCTGCCACCGATGGTCAAGTTATAGCCATGACCGTTTGCACTGGCGGCGCTGTTCTGGTCGTCGAAGTTCATGCGCTCACCGCCAGCGGCAACGATGGCGCGCCATTGCCCAACGGTTTGCCAGTTACCCTCGTCGGCCAACCACTGGCTGCGCAGTTCATCTTGATGGGCATTCAACGTTCCGAGGGCCATCTCCGGCAGCAGGCTTATTTCCCACGGCGCAGACAGTAACGAATAGGCGTAATCGGCGATCAACTGCTGCCCGGCAATCGTCGGGTGCACGCTGTCGTTGAACAACAGCTTGGTGGGATCAGGTGTTGCGCTGTCTAGGCCGTGGGCCAGGTTCTCCGTACAACCATCACCGTTGAAGCAGGTGCCAACCAGGTTCTGGCTGGCATCCAGGCCGAACCGTGCAGGGTTGGCCAAGGTTTCCTGAATCAGCAGCGGAATGTTCAGCGGGATTATTTCAGCGTTGATCTGGGACAGGCGATTAACCAGTTCGGAGTTGAACGCGGCACTCAACTGAGAGCTGGGCGTTTGCGCTGGCGTGCCAAACGACGCGGGTGTCAAGCCAAGGTCAGGTAACAGCCAGACCATGATGTAACGCGCGCCCGCTTGCTGCAGGGCCTGGGCACTGTTCGCCAGTTGGTCTGCCGAAACGCCTGCGGAGGTGGCATCGACGACCAGTCCTTGAAAAAAGTCGTTGCCGCCACCGGACAGGAAATACAGCGCGTTGGGGTCGGCGCGGAAGTTGTTCGCCACCAAGTAACCGTCCTTGCTGCGCAATACCGTGCCGCCGCCGGGCTGGTCATCAGGAATCGCCACTTCAGAGGTGGAAGTGATCGAGTCATAAATCTGGTCCGTTCGATAACCCCCGACGGCATAGTTATTACCGTCCTTTAAACCGAGGAGGGCGTTGACCGGTGAGGTGGATGGCAAGAGGTCGCGGGGCGCAATACCGAGCTTCACACCGAGCAAGGTGGTCGAAACCGGTCCATAGGCCTCGCCACTGCCGTCTTGAAACGTTGGGCCGGTGCGGTTGGTGAAACGCAAACCTGAGAGATTTGGGCCGGTAAGGTCAGGGTATTGCCCTGAATCGCTCAGGCTATCGCCAAATACCAACATGGTGGAGTAGGGAGAAGGGGCTGCCAAAGCGTGAGAGCAAGCCAGGGAAAGAATACATGCGGCGAACGGCAGGGACAGCGCCTGTTTATTCATTGTTATGATCCCCTTTTGTCGTTGTTTTAGTTATACCTCTACGAAAGTAGCAAAGCTTTGGCCGCCTTGCGCCTCACGTCGTTGCTAAATGCTCAATGGCCCGTCACTACGGCGATATTGCACCCGGTGCTTGGGTAAGCTAATGTGCCCGGACGTATGAAAATGAGACCTCCTCCATTGTTAATCGTCAGTAAATTCTTGATGCGCGTTATCAAGGCTCACGCCCGTTGGCGTTGGCGCGCCTGACTGTGTCCTCCCGGCCACGCCGGACTTGTACCTATAGCCCTTCGATTGACTTGCCAAAGCACCTGCGCTGGATGGATTTCAGTGACCAGCGTGCATGCGCCGAGCCAGCGGATAACGTCCAGGGGTTGCTTTAAAAGTCAGTACTTCAAGAGGTTAATCACATGCTGCTGATGATCGATAACTACGATTCGTTTACCTATAACGTCGTGCAATACCTGGGTGAGTTGGGTGCAGAGGTCAAAGTGATCCGCAACGACGAGCTGACTATTGCCGAAATTGAAGCCTTGAACCCCGAACGCATCGTGGTTTCCCCTGGCCCCTGTACCCCAACTGAAGCGGGCGTTTCGCTGGAAGTGATCAAACACTTCGCCGGCAAGTTGCCATTGCTCGGTGTTTGTCTCGGGCATCAGGCCATTGGTCAGGCGTTTGGCGGTGACGTGGTGCGTGCTCGGCAGGTGATGCATGGCAAGACCAGTCCGGTGATCCATGAAGACCTTGGTGTGTTCGAAGGCTTGAATCATCCGTTGACGGTCACCCGTTACCACTCGCTGGTGGTCAAACGCGAGACATTGCCCGCGTGCCTTGAGTTGACGGCATGGACCGAACTCCAAGACGGCTCGGTTGATGAAATCATGGGCTTGCGCCACAAGACGCTGAATGTCGAAGGGGTGCAATTCCACCCCGAATCGATTCTGACCGAGCAGGGCCATGAGCTGTTCGCCAACTTCCTCAAACAAACCGGCGGCACTCGCCAGGTTTAAGAGGCTTCAAGGTTATGAGTAAGGTTATGGCTATGGATATCAAAGGCGCGCTGGATCGTATCGTTAACCAGCTGGATTTGAGCACGGAAGAAATGCGCGACGTCATGCGTGAAATCATGACCGGCCAATGCACTGAGGCGCAGATCGGCGCATTCATGATGGCCATGCGCATGAAGAGCGAAAGCATCGACGAGATCGTCGGCGCGGTCACCGTTATGCGTGAGTTGGCCGACAAGGTTGAACTCAAGACTCTCGACGGTGTGGTCGATGTGGTCGGCACCGGCGGCGATGGCGCCAATATTTTTAACGTCTCCACCGCCTCGGCGTTTGTGGTTGCGGCAGCGGGTTGTACGGTGGCCAAACACGGTAACCGCGCAGTATCCGGCAAAAGCGGCAGCGCTGATTTGCTCGAAGCGGCTGGCATTTATCTGAACTTGACCCCGGTGCAAGTCGCTCGCTGCATTGATAGCGTTGGCATTGGTTTCATGTTCGCTCAGTCCCACCACCGCGCGATGAAGTTCGCTGCTGGCCCACGACGCGACCTCGGTCTGCGCACCCTGTTTAATATGCTCGGCCCGCTTACGAATCCGGCTGGTGTCCGCCATCAGGTGGTTGGGGTGTTCAGCCAAGCGTTATGCCGGCCGTTGGCCGAAGTGTTGTCGCGCATGGGCAGCAAGCATGTCTTGGTCGTGCACTCTCAAGACGGTCTGGATGAATTCAGTTTGGCAGCACCGACTTTTGTCGCCGAGCTGAAGAATGGCGAGATCACCGAATATTGGGTGCAGCCGGAAGACCTGGGCATTAAAAGCCAAAGTCTGTTTGGCCTGACCGTGGAAGGCCCGGCTGCTTCGCTGGAGTTGATTCGCGATGCATTGGGTCGGCGCAAGACTGAAAACGGTCAGAAAGCCGCCGAAATGATCGTCCTCAATGCCGGCGCCGCGCTCTATGCGGCGGATCATGCCTACACGCTGAAACAAGGCGTAGAGCTGGCCCACGATGCGCTGCACACCGGGCTGGCCCGGGAAAAACTGGAAGAGTTGGGTGCCTTTACTGCGGTATTCAGACAGGAGAACGAAGGATGAGTGTGCCGACGGTTCTGGAAAAGATTCTCGCCCGAAAGGTCGAAGAAATCGCCGCGCGCAGCGCTTTGGTCAGTCTCGCTGAGCTAGAGCGCCAAGCGGCGTTGGCCGATGCGCCACGGGGTTTCGCCAATGCGCTGATCAAGCAGGCGAAGAAGAAACAACCTGCGGTCATTGCCGAAATAAAGAAAGCGTCGCCGAGCAAAGGCGTGATCCGCGAAAAGTTCTTTCCAGCGGAAATTGCCAAGAGCTATCAGGCCGGTGGCGCTACGTGCCTGTCGGTGCTGACCGACGTCGATTTCTTTCAGGGCGCCGACGTGTACTTGCAACAAGCCCGCGCGGCGTGCTCCCTGCCGGTGATTCGCAAAGACTTCATGATCGATCCGTACCAGATCATCGAAGCCCGTGCCCTGGGTGCTGACTGCGTATTGCTGATCGTTGCTGCGCTGGAAGACGCGAAGATGGCCGAACTGGCCGCCGTCGCTAAAAGCGTGGGTCTGGACGTTTTGGTCGAAGTGCATGACCTCGACGAGCTGGAGCGGGCGCTCAAGACCTTGGACACGCCGCTGGTGGGCGTTAACAACCGAAATCTGCACACGTTTGAAGTGAACCTGGAAAACACGCTGGACCTGCTGCCGCGTATTCCTCGTGATCGTTTGGTTATCACCGAGAGCGGTATCCTCAACCGTGCGGACGTCGAGCTCATGGAAATCAGCGAGGTGTATTCGTTCCTGGTGGGAGAAACGTTCATGCGTGCAGAACATCCGGGGGCTGAATTGCAGCGACTGTTTTTTCCTGAGCGTGGGCCGTTGATTAGTAATTAATTCAGAGACTGCGTGATGCCATTCGCGAATGAATTCGCTCCCACGGAAAACATGTATCTCTGTGTGCGAGTTACTCGCGAAGACGATGTGACAAGCACTAGGAAATTCGCATGAACAACCCCGTCATTCCAACCACCGTTGCCGAAGGCCTTAAAGCCGAACAAGACTTGCTCGCCTCGGTGTGTGCGGGCGAAGCCGAATTCGGTTTGCTGTTCTGGCGACCGACTGATCGCGCCTTGGTGATGCCGCGTCGAATGAGCCGCCTCGTGGGTTTCGATGCGGCTACCGAAGCCTTGGCAGACCTCGGCTGGCCGATTCTGCTGCGTGAAAGCGGTGGCGAGCCTGTCCCGCAATCCCACGCTACGGTGAACATCGCATTGGTGTACGCCCAGCCGCGCGGCGACAACGATCGAGACCGAAT
This window contains:
- the trpC gene encoding indole-3-glycerol phosphate synthase TrpC, with the translated sequence MSVPTVLEKILARKVEEIAARSALVSLAELERQAALADAPRGFANALIKQAKKKQPAVIAEIKKASPSKGVIREKFFPAEIAKSYQAGGATCLSVLTDVDFFQGADVYLQQARAACSLPVIRKDFMIDPYQIIEARALGADCVLLIVAALEDAKMAELAAVAKSVGLDVLVEVHDLDELERALKTLDTPLVGVNNRNLHTFEVNLENTLDLLPRIPRDRLVITESGILNRADVELMEISEVYSFLVGETFMRAEHPGAELQRLFFPERGPLISN
- the trpD gene encoding anthranilate phosphoribosyltransferase, yielding MDIKGALDRIVNQLDLSTEEMRDVMREIMTGQCTEAQIGAFMMAMRMKSESIDEIVGAVTVMRELADKVELKTLDGVVDVVGTGGDGANIFNVSTASAFVVAAAGCTVAKHGNRAVSGKSGSADLLEAAGIYLNLTPVQVARCIDSVGIGFMFAQSHHRAMKFAAGPRRDLGLRTLFNMLGPLTNPAGVRHQVVGVFSQALCRPLAEVLSRMGSKHVLVVHSQDGLDEFSLAAPTFVAELKNGEITEYWVQPEDLGIKSQSLFGLTVEGPAASLELIRDALGRRKTENGQKAAEMIVLNAGAALYAADHAYTLKQGVELAHDALHTGLAREKLEELGAFTAVFRQENEG